AGGAATACCCAAACCATTATCGATTACAGAAATTCGGATCGAGTCATTTGATTTCTCAGTGGTAACCTTCACCATAGGCTCATAGCCAGGCTCATCCTTTTTCTTTCTTTCATTCGTCGCATAAAATGCATTATTAATTAGGTTCAAAAGAACACGACCGATATCCTGCGGTATGAGTTGAATCAAACCTATTGTACTATCAAGCTTTGTTTCAAATTTGATATTGAAATTTTTATCCTTAGCTCTTAGCCCATGATAAGCCAATCGTAGATACTCATCACATAAAGTATTGATATCAGCAAGTTCTTTTTTGCCTGAACTAGTTCTGCTGTGCTGCAACATCCCTTTTACAATAGCATCTGCTCTTTTCCCATGGTGGTGGATCTTATTGAGATTCTCTTTGATATCTGTAGCCAATTGGTCAGCATCCTTATAGTTGCCATTGGCTATCTCTACTTTCATTTCATCCATCAACTCTTGACTCACTTCACTGAAATTATTGACGAAATTCAATGGGTTTTGTATTTCATGGGCAATACCGGCTGTGAGCTCTCCTAATGAAGCCATCTTCTCTGCTTGTATTAACTGTTGCTGTGTTTGCTTGAGATCTTGTAATGTTTTTTCAATTTCCTTTTTTGCAGCTTCCAAATTGCTGAAATCCTGATAACGTGCATAGGCAGTAGAAAAAGCACTGGAGACTGATTGCAAAACATCTAGCTCTTCTTCGGATAAGGTCTCTGCATTACCTACATACAACATTCCTTGTAAAAAAGGAACAAAATGCAGATACATCCCTTTATCAGGAATAGAGGCCAAGTATTGTTCTCTATGCTCAATGATATTACGCTCCAACAGAGAATCGGCTAAACTGTGAAAAGCATCTATACTCCATTGATTGATATACAATTCACCTCGCTGCCAATGACTCACCACATCATTAATATTGTCTGATGCCTGATAGGACAAGGGAAAAGAAGCAATAGATTTCCCATCGGGGGTCGATAAGAATGTATTGATCGTTTGTTCCTGCTCATTCATGATAAAAATTCCACAGCGTAAAAAAGGTATCTGTAGTGTATGGAGCTCGTTCCAGATCAGAGGTATTACGCGATCCAAATCTTCCACAGAACGCATAGATGCTATATCTGCACGGATTCTATCAATAGCCGCTTGCTTAACTGCTGATTTTTTATTAGCTTCTGCTACCTGTAAATCAAGAAAACGAGTATAGGTTTGGTCAAATACTTTGGTAAAGCGTTGTAGTATTGACAATCCTAGATCGGTTAATTTATCTACTGATGTAATTCCTATGAATCCCTTAGCAAAACGAGCATAATTATTTACTCGTTTATTCATTTGACGAACTTCAGAGCTTACGTACAAGTGAATACTGTCCAAATAATTCAACCACAACTTATAGACATCACCTTCCAATTCATTTACCAATAGATCATTTTGATTTTTCCAACACCGGAACAAGGGGGCTCCGTTTGTTGGTTCATCAAATGGCAAAGGGTAAGCTGTTTGCAGGTACTCACCATCTGTAGTGGTAATAAAAAAAGTAAACCGCTCTGTTTGTTCATCAACAGTAATCACAAAAGCCCTGGATAATACGTGACCAGCATCTGTATACAAAGCTTTAAATTCTTCAAACAACAAATGGGCAACAGCAGACAATTCCTCACTTCGTTGCATCGCCATTGTTCTGCTTCTCACACGCTCTAATGCTGCTTCCACTTTTGCTTCACGGGCTTGTTCTTCTGCTTTTTTTAGATCCAGAAAACGGATATACGCCTGTTCAAATGCATTGGCAAAACGTTGTAAAATGGAAGCAAAATCCTGAGATAAATATTCTCTATCAAAATAAAACACAAACAATCCTGTATACTTCATGAGAGCAGCAGCATAGGCGTAGACATCCTTGCTTTGCATCCACTGTCTGACTTCATAGTCTGCTTGCTGGAAAGACTCTTGTGCTAATATTGAATCAATATGTTCACGCGAATCCACTTCATTATACACTTTATTGATATAGGTTTCGCCATTGGCTCTAGCCTCATAAAAATCACGGAAAGCTTGGGTATCAAAATAGTTTTGGTAATAAAATGTAGCTTTTTCTTTTCTATCCAGCATCAATAGACAGTTCAAGAAGTCTTTTGTGCCTTCCACAAAAATGGTGATAGAAATTCCTCCGGATACTTTGAGTCCTAATTCCAGTAGTTTTTCTTCAACTGTTTCTACGACTATTGGCAAATCCTCACTTTTCTGCATTGATAAAGAGACTGACCGGACTTTCTCCAATGCGGCTTCTATTTGTGCTTCGCGTGCTTGCTCTTCTGCTTTTTTTAAATCCAGAAAACGGATATAAGCTTGCTCGAATACAATGGAAAATCGCTTTAAAATTTGTCCTTCCTCATTATCTAACACTCTTCCTTCTATATTAGGAAACAGTATTCCCGTAAACTGTTGCAAAGCCATGCTTTGCGCATAGCTTTTTCTCTGCAAGATATCTTGCTTAATATGATCGGGAAATCGACTAAAGTCTGTATGTTCAAAATAGTAGTTCCAGAAAGCATTCTTATCTTCAAATGAATAAGTAGCAGAAAAGTAATCTACCCCCCTTTTTATAGCCGACTTTATATCATTCAGTATTGGATTATCAAAATGAGGGTGTCTAAAGCTTCTTGGATAGGTTTGTTCATTATCAGTAATCCATTGTACGATATCATCAGAATCTTCCTGAAATAAGTTGATCACAACAGCAGAATCTGATAAATTAAATTCCAGGTCGCGCAGATTATCAAAAACGGTCTTCACCACTTCACTCAATTCATCAGAACTGCGCATGATCAATGAACGGCTTCGTACTTTTTCGAGTGCCGCTTCTATCCTGGCTTCTTTAGCCTGCTTTTCCGCAGTATACAAATCCATAAAACGGGTATAGGCCTGTGCAAATACCTTACAGAACTTCTTGACAATACTTTGCTCTGCCTCACTATAATCAC
Above is a genomic segment from Sediminibacterium sp. KACHI17 containing:
- a CDS encoding ATP-binding protein; this translates as MALTKALKEKIISRHNEMFEAFLRGDIEGFTAWWTDDIVIYGTAISEVFTSKQVAFDFYKSTSDQVTGLVKMENKKINVHEQDGYLILTEESDFHVKIGDEWMFYHHSRLTGVWSEINGEWYTTHVHISYPDGYSSEGQQINPEQLRSENIKLLAAVEERTAELAQKNRELEIEIALDKIRTRSLSMHHSNEILEVAYLVSEKLKELSLGIDAVAILLLHEDHYEYWIANDEGAYTTKIIDDKIHANPSAIARNFYTYSQKAEDFTKCYSGDEKRKHWEYLFTNTGFSIVPEERKAFILSQSYYNICVSFHDSISLAIVRYNDRDYSEAEQSIVKKFCKVFAQAYTRFMDLYTAEKQAKEARIEAALEKVRSRSLIMRSSDELSEVVKTVFDNLRDLEFNLSDSAVVINLFQEDSDDIVQWITDNEQTYPRSFRHPHFDNPILNDIKSAIKRGVDYFSATYSFEDKNAFWNYYFEHTDFSRFPDHIKQDILQRKSYAQSMALQQFTGILFPNIEGRVLDNEEGQILKRFSIVFEQAYIRFLDLKKAEEQAREAQIEAALEKVRSVSLSMQKSEDLPIVVETVEEKLLELGLKVSGGISITIFVEGTKDFLNCLLMLDRKEKATFYYQNYFDTQAFRDFYEARANGETYINKVYNEVDSREHIDSILAQESFQQADYEVRQWMQSKDVYAYAAALMKYTGLFVFYFDREYLSQDFASILQRFANAFEQAYIRFLDLKKAEEQAREAKVEAALERVRSRTMAMQRSEELSAVAHLLFEEFKALYTDAGHVLSRAFVITVDEQTERFTFFITTTDGEYLQTAYPLPFDEPTNGAPLFRCWKNQNDLLVNELEGDVYKLWLNYLDSIHLYVSSEVRQMNKRVNNYARFAKGFIGITSVDKLTDLGLSILQRFTKVFDQTYTRFLDLQVAEANKKSAVKQAAIDRIRADIASMRSVEDLDRVIPLIWNELHTLQIPFLRCGIFIMNEQEQTINTFLSTPDGKSIASFPLSYQASDNINDVVSHWQRGELYINQWSIDAFHSLADSLLERNIIEHREQYLASIPDKGMYLHFVPFLQGMLYVGNAETLSEEELDVLQSVSSAFSTAYARYQDFSNLEAAKKEIEKTLQDLKQTQQQLIQAEKMASLGELTAGIAHEIQNPLNFVNNFSEVSQELMDEMKVEIANGNYKDADQLATDIKENLNKIHHHGKRADAIVKGMLQHSRTSSGKKELADINTLCDEYLRLAYHGLRAKDKNFNIKFETKLDSTIGLIQLIPQDIGRVLLNLINNAFYATNERKKKDEPGYEPMVKVTTEKSNDSIRISVIDNGLGIPDSIKEKIFQPFFTTKPTGQGTGLGLSLSYDIITKGHGGELQCTSNYLSDESAMTQAGTVFTIILPYKYS